From the genome of Hymenobacter sp. PAMC 26628, one region includes:
- a CDS encoding TlpA disulfide reductase family protein: protein MKKHLLGCLLLAPGLALAQTSFPFTIKGKIGNLNAPAKVYLMRGMEPTDSATFKNGAFELKGTSDVPRAVDLLVKRDGKLGNGVLGPIKYVRVFLEPTPIVVTSPDSVQNARVTGGPVAADYQRLVASSDRIKAKMNSIGDAAKKASAEEGKSPAFAARQRAQYEAITKEFAQSDRDFIKANPNSWVSLYALTGLSTMTVPQYAVEGALYEALSPALKNSPEGRRYGAMVQGLKDVAIGAPAPNFAQQTPEGKTVSLSDYRGKYVLIDFWASWCKPCRQENPAVIKAYEAYKGRNFDILGVSLDGANGREKWLKAIQDDHLPWTQVSDLRGGQNAVAQTYHVQAIPQNFLIDPTGKIVAANLRGEELQTVLAKFIK, encoded by the coding sequence TTGAAGAAGCACTTGCTTGGCTGCCTACTGCTGGCCCCGGGGCTGGCCCTCGCCCAAACGTCCTTTCCCTTCACCATCAAGGGCAAAATCGGTAACCTGAACGCGCCGGCCAAGGTCTACCTCATGCGCGGGATGGAGCCCACGGATTCCGCCACGTTCAAAAACGGGGCGTTTGAGCTGAAGGGCACCAGCGACGTGCCCCGCGCAGTGGACCTTTTGGTGAAGCGCGACGGCAAGCTGGGCAACGGTGTACTGGGGCCCATTAAGTACGTCCGGGTGTTTCTGGAGCCAACCCCGATTGTCGTCACCAGCCCCGATTCAGTGCAAAACGCCCGCGTTACCGGGGGCCCCGTCGCGGCCGACTACCAGCGGCTGGTGGCTTCGTCCGACCGCATAAAGGCCAAGATGAATTCGATTGGGGACGCGGCGAAAAAAGCCTCCGCGGAGGAGGGCAAGTCCCCCGCGTTTGCGGCGCGGCAGCGGGCGCAGTACGAGGCCATTACCAAGGAATTTGCGCAGTCGGACCGGGACTTCATCAAAGCCAACCCCAACTCCTGGGTGAGCCTGTACGCGCTGACGGGCCTGAGTACGATGACCGTGCCCCAGTACGCGGTGGAGGGGGCCCTGTACGAGGCGCTGAGCCCCGCCCTCAAGAACAGCCCGGAAGGCCGCCGCTACGGCGCTATGGTGCAAGGCCTGAAGGACGTGGCCATTGGGGCCCCGGCGCCCAACTTCGCCCAGCAAACGCCCGAGGGCAAAACTGTATCGCTGAGCGACTACCGCGGCAAGTACGTGCTGATTGATTTTTGGGCCAGTTGGTGCAAGCCATGCCGCCAGGAAAATCCGGCCGTTATCAAGGCATACGAGGCTTACAAGGGCCGCAACTTTGACATTTTGGGCGTGTCGCTCGACGGCGCAAACGGCCGCGAGAAGTGGCTAAAAGCCATTCAGGACGACCATTTGCCCTGGACGCAAGTATCGGACCTGCGCGGCGGGCAGAACGCCGTCGCCCAAACCTACCACGTGCAGGCCATCCCGCAGAACTTCCTGATTGACCCCACCGGCAAAATCGTGGCCGCCAACCTACGCGGCGAGGAGCTGCAAACCGTGCTGGCAAAATTTATCAAGTAA
- a CDS encoding OmpA family protein, whose translation MRLKNFTPALLGLGLLAAGALPGCVAARKYDDLQARQRADAQGKAEAERQYRAATAELQKTSDALAQLRLDNRRLEDDSLATGTALRKSRGLNRDLNDSYDRLLKNSGQELANKSSDYNKVARDLARREAELGALDASLRTSKTDNDRLGTDLKAREAKLAELTQALADKDRAVNDLKARVSKALLSFNANDLQVKLKDGKVYVSLSEQLLFKSGSAKVDPKGQAALKTLAAVLQEQPDVNVVVEGHTDTVPIKGVVNGAKDNWDLSALRATDIARLLAAGGVGPARITAAGRSQYVPVAPNDTPQNKALNRRTEIILTPKLDELFQILDSSSGAPAPGK comes from the coding sequence ATGCGCCTGAAAAATTTCACGCCGGCCCTACTGGGCCTGGGTTTGCTCGCCGCCGGGGCCCTGCCGGGCTGCGTGGCAGCCCGCAAGTACGACGACCTGCAGGCCCGCCAGCGGGCCGATGCCCAGGGCAAAGCCGAGGCCGAGCGCCAGTACCGCGCCGCCACCGCCGAGCTGCAAAAAACCTCCGACGCGCTGGCCCAGCTGCGCCTCGACAACCGCCGCCTCGAGGACGACTCGCTGGCCACCGGCACGGCCTTGCGCAAGTCCCGCGGCCTCAACCGCGACCTGAACGACAGCTACGACCGCCTGCTGAAAAACAGCGGCCAGGAGCTGGCCAACAAGTCGTCGGACTACAACAAGGTGGCCCGCGACCTGGCCCGCCGCGAGGCCGAGCTGGGGGCCCTCGACGCCAGCTTGCGCACCAGCAAAACCGACAACGACCGCCTCGGCACCGACCTTAAGGCCCGCGAGGCCAAGCTGGCCGAACTCACCCAGGCCCTGGCCGACAAGGACCGGGCCGTGAACGACCTCAAGGCCCGCGTGAGCAAGGCCCTGCTCAGCTTCAACGCCAACGACTTGCAGGTGAAGCTGAAGGACGGCAAGGTGTACGTGTCGCTCTCCGAACAGCTGCTTTTCAAATCAGGCTCGGCCAAGGTGGACCCCAAGGGCCAGGCCGCCCTGAAAACCCTGGCCGCCGTGCTGCAAGAGCAGCCCGACGTGAACGTGGTGGTGGAAGGCCACACCGACACCGTGCCCATCAAGGGCGTGGTGAACGGGGCCAAGGACAACTGGGACCTGAGCGCCCTGCGCGCCACCGACATTGCCCGCCTGCTGGCGGCCGGCGGCGTGGGCCCGGCCCGCATCACGGCCGCCGGGCGCAGCCAGTACGTGCCCGTGGCCCCCAACGACACCCCCCAGAACAAGGCCCTGAACCGCCGCACCGAGATTATCCTGACCCCGAAGCTCGACGAGCTGTTTCAGATATTAGACAGTAGCAGCGGGGCCCCAGCGCCGGGCAAATGA
- the accD gene encoding acetyl-CoA carboxylase, carboxyltransferase subunit beta, whose amino-acid sequence MAWFKREEKGINTPTEQKKETPDGLWYKCPECKTVATMAEHKRLHFVCGHCGHHDRIDAADYFDLLFDEGQFEELNADLTSGDPLHFVDTKAYPQRVAATEKNTGLKDAVRTAHGLSDGQPLVVAAMDFKFIGGSMGSVVGEKIARAIDYARQHRVPFLMISRSGGARMMEAGYSLMQMAKTSAKLALLSEAGVPYVSLLTDPTTGGVTASFAMLGDFNIAEPGALIGFAGPRVIKETIGKDLPKGFQSAEFVLEHGFLDFIVDRRDLKRRLADLLHLLRPAAGAPGAAVPVAGATAAAPSRSPGKAR is encoded by the coding sequence ATGGCTTGGTTTAAGCGCGAGGAAAAGGGCATCAACACCCCCACCGAACAAAAGAAAGAAACGCCCGATGGCCTTTGGTACAAGTGCCCCGAGTGCAAAACGGTGGCCACCATGGCCGAGCACAAGCGCCTGCACTTTGTGTGCGGCCACTGTGGCCACCACGACCGCATTGACGCGGCCGACTACTTCGACCTGCTGTTCGACGAGGGCCAGTTCGAAGAACTCAACGCCGACTTGACCTCGGGCGACCCGCTGCACTTCGTCGACACCAAGGCCTACCCGCAGCGCGTGGCAGCCACCGAAAAAAATACCGGCCTGAAAGACGCCGTGCGCACCGCCCATGGCCTGAGCGACGGCCAGCCGCTGGTGGTGGCGGCCATGGATTTTAAGTTCATCGGCGGCTCGATGGGCTCGGTGGTGGGCGAGAAAATTGCCCGCGCCATCGACTACGCCCGCCAGCACCGCGTGCCGTTCCTCATGATTTCGCGCTCGGGCGGGGCCCGCATGATGGAGGCCGGCTACTCGCTGATGCAGATGGCCAAAACCTCGGCCAAGCTGGCCTTGCTTTCTGAAGCCGGCGTGCCCTACGTGAGCCTACTCACCGACCCCACCACGGGCGGCGTCACGGCCTCGTTCGCCATGCTCGGCGACTTCAACATTGCTGAGCCCGGGGCCCTCATTGGCTTCGCGGGGCCCCGCGTCATCAAGGAAACCATTGGCAAGGACTTGCCCAAAGGTTTCCAGAGTGCCGAGTTTGTACTGGAGCACGGTTTCCTGGACTTCATCGTGGACCGCCGCGACCTCAAGCGCCGCCTCGCCGACCTGCTGCATTTGCTGCGGCCGGCGGCTGGGGCCCCCGGCGCGGCGGTGCCGGTTGCCGGCGCCACCGCCGCGGCGCCGAGTCGCAGCCCGGGCAAGGCCCGCTAG
- a CDS encoding TonB-dependent receptor yields MKKRLLTPLFAVTALAVHAQSVTVTGRVLGAQGEALPGATVLERGTTNGTATGANGDFSLSVAPTATITVQAIGFAAQQIPLNGRTRLDVRLVTSATDLGDVVVTGSRVTEGRSNVLTTAPVDVISAREIKAFAQTDVSQVLTYAAPSFQSSRQSISDGTDFVDPASLRGLGPDQVLVLVNGKRRHNSALVNINGTIGRGSVGTDLNVIPTASIKRIEVLRDGAAALYGSDAIAGVINIQLKDDSTGVSSSALYGQTTQRDGKTEQVDFNVGIGLNKRGFLDLSGQFLNRAYTDRGFTDQAPLIYLGNNGGNYPASATTEQSRRDLKAQDDALVAQNGFDRNDLRVGQSATRNFGGFLNGGYRLGGGYELYVSGGASYRTGRGSGFNRLPNQATQSDLNLFPNGFLPFINTTIYDQSAIVGVRNNFAGFAVDLSNTFGRNELAYNVDNSVNASLPQDANLVGVNPTSFYAGRLAFLQNTTNLGFSRRFIEVGPLANLNVAFGGEFRYDNFLIGKGEYASYINGGRTVNGGPAASGSQVFPGYQPQDEVNKGRTNVAGYLDLESDITDKLLIHAAGRAERYSDFGGNVSGQVGLRYSIVDAVALRGSLGNGFRAPSLQQRYFTNTSTQFVSGVANQVLTVNNDNPIVRNSYAAGGTGQQGFGVEPLRQEKSTNYGVGVTGKAGGFTLTADAYLIDIKDRIVLSAQFTRTNPTVNAILGTLPVSRVQFFANAVNTRTKGVDVVLNERLPLGDKSRLVLTAAANFNQTVVTNFNSSSATVNNDQTAGTSNLQNTLFDRAQRTRLESGNPRSKIALSAAYTFGIFGIEGRSVRFGEIKTADADPARAFLDQTFSAKWITDLTLSAQVAKQVGLIIGVNNLFNVYPDQLIVNPRNNATNFSVDPNLSYNSGLDNSNRGRFLYSANQFGFNGAYYFARVNITL; encoded by the coding sequence ATGAAAAAACGCTTACTTACGCCCCTGTTTGCGGTCACGGCCCTGGCCGTACACGCCCAGAGCGTCACCGTTACCGGCCGCGTGCTGGGGGCCCAGGGCGAGGCCCTGCCCGGGGCCACCGTACTCGAGCGCGGCACCACCAACGGCACCGCCACCGGGGCCAACGGCGACTTTTCGCTGAGCGTGGCCCCCACGGCCACCATCACGGTGCAGGCCATCGGCTTCGCCGCGCAGCAGATTCCGCTCAACGGCCGCACCCGCCTCGACGTGCGCCTGGTGACCTCCGCCACCGACCTGGGCGACGTGGTGGTGACCGGCTCGCGCGTGACTGAAGGCCGTTCCAACGTGCTGACCACGGCCCCGGTAGACGTGATTTCGGCCCGCGAAATCAAGGCCTTTGCCCAGACCGACGTGAGCCAGGTGCTCACCTACGCCGCGCCCTCGTTCCAGTCGTCGCGCCAGTCCATTTCCGACGGCACCGACTTCGTGGACCCCGCCAGCTTGCGCGGCCTGGGCCCCGACCAGGTGCTGGTGCTCGTGAACGGCAAGCGCCGTCACAACTCGGCCCTCGTGAACATCAACGGCACCATCGGCCGCGGCTCGGTGGGCACCGACTTGAACGTGATTCCGACGGCCAGCATCAAGCGCATCGAAGTGCTGCGCGACGGCGCGGCGGCCCTCTACGGCTCCGACGCCATTGCGGGCGTGATTAACATCCAGCTGAAGGATGACTCGACCGGCGTGAGCAGCAGCGCCCTGTACGGCCAGACAACGCAAAGAGACGGCAAAACCGAGCAGGTTGATTTCAACGTGGGCATTGGCCTGAACAAGCGCGGCTTCCTCGACCTCAGCGGCCAGTTCCTGAACCGCGCCTACACCGACCGCGGCTTCACCGACCAGGCCCCCCTCATCTACCTGGGCAACAACGGCGGCAACTACCCCGCCTCGGCCACCACCGAGCAGAGCCGCCGCGACCTGAAAGCCCAAGACGACGCCCTGGTGGCGCAGAACGGCTTCGACCGCAACGACTTGCGTGTGGGTCAGTCGGCCACGCGCAACTTCGGCGGCTTCCTCAACGGCGGTTACCGGCTGGGCGGCGGCTACGAGCTGTACGTGTCGGGCGGCGCCTCGTACCGCACCGGCCGCGGCTCCGGCTTCAACCGCCTGCCCAACCAGGCCACCCAGAGCGACCTGAACCTCTTCCCCAACGGCTTCCTGCCGTTCATCAACACCACCATCTATGACCAGTCGGCCATCGTGGGCGTGCGCAACAACTTCGCAGGCTTTGCCGTGGATTTGAGCAACACCTTCGGCCGCAACGAGCTGGCCTACAACGTAGATAACTCCGTGAACGCCTCGCTGCCGCAGGATGCCAACCTAGTGGGCGTGAACCCCACCAGCTTCTACGCCGGCCGCCTGGCCTTTTTGCAGAACACGACCAACCTGGGCTTCTCGCGCCGCTTCATCGAAGTAGGGCCCCTGGCCAACCTCAACGTGGCCTTCGGCGGCGAGTTTCGCTACGACAATTTTCTGATTGGCAAAGGCGAGTACGCCTCGTACATCAACGGCGGCCGCACCGTGAACGGGGGCCCCGCGGCCTCGGGCTCACAGGTATTCCCCGGCTACCAGCCGCAGGACGAGGTGAACAAGGGCCGCACCAACGTGGCGGGCTACCTCGATTTGGAGAGCGACATTACCGATAAGCTGCTCATCCACGCCGCCGGCCGGGCCGAGCGCTACAGCGACTTCGGCGGCAACGTGAGCGGCCAGGTGGGCCTGCGCTACAGCATCGTCGACGCGGTGGCCCTGCGCGGCTCGCTGGGCAACGGCTTCCGGGCCCCCTCGCTCCAGCAGCGCTACTTCACCAACACCAGCACCCAGTTTGTGAGCGGCGTGGCCAACCAGGTGCTCACCGTGAACAACGACAACCCCATTGTGCGCAACAGCTACGCGGCCGGCGGCACCGGCCAGCAGGGCTTCGGCGTGGAGCCGCTCCGGCAGGAAAAATCGACCAACTACGGCGTGGGCGTCACCGGCAAAGCCGGCGGCTTCACCCTCACGGCCGACGCGTACCTGATTGACATCAAGGACCGGATTGTGCTCTCGGCGCAGTTCACGCGCACCAACCCCACCGTGAACGCCATCCTGGGCACGCTGCCCGTGAGCCGGGTGCAGTTCTTCGCCAACGCCGTGAATACCCGCACCAAGGGGGTAGACGTGGTGCTGAACGAGCGCCTGCCGCTGGGCGACAAAAGCCGCCTGGTGCTGACAGCCGCCGCCAACTTCAACCAAACGGTGGTGACGAATTTCAACAGCTCGTCGGCCACGGTGAACAACGACCAGACCGCCGGCACCAGCAACCTGCAAAACACGCTGTTTGACCGCGCCCAGCGCACCCGCCTCGAAAGCGGCAACCCGCGCAGCAAAATCGCCCTCTCGGCCGCCTATACCTTCGGCATCTTCGGCATCGAGGGCCGCTCGGTGCGCTTCGGCGAAATCAAAACCGCCGACGCCGACCCCGCTCGCGCCTTCCTCGACCAAACGTTCTCGGCCAAGTGGATTACGGACCTCACGCTCAGCGCCCAGGTTGCCAAGCAAGTGGGCCTCATCATCGGGGTGAACAACTTGTTCAACGTTTACCCCGACCAGCTCATCGTGAACCCGCGCAACAACGCCACCAACTTCTCGGTCGACCCCAACCTGAGCTACAACTCGGGGCTGGACAACTCGAACCGCGGCCGCTTCCTCTACAGCGCCAACCAGTTCGGCTTCAACGGCGCCTACTACTTCGCCCGCGTGAACATCACGCTGTAA